The nucleotide sequence TTGAGCTTGGGAAGAAATTGGAGTCTTCCGGATACAAAGTTGTTCTCTTTGGTTCAATGGATGAATCAGAATCTGCGCGTTTAATTTCAGGACAACTTAATAGTGCGATAAATCTTTGTGGTGAGAGTTTATTACAAACAGCAGCTAACCTAAAAATCTGTAAGGCAGTTTATACTAACGATTCTGGTTTAATGCATCTTGCTGCTGCAATGAAAGTCCCGGTTATTGCTTTCTTCGGTTCAACTGTGAGAGAATTCGGTTTTTTTCCGTTTAAAGCAAATAGCATTGAGCTGGAAGTTGAAAATCTTTCATGCAGACCCTGCACACATATTGGGCGGTCGTATTGTCCAAAAGGTCATTTCAAATGTATGAAAGAAATAACACCGGAACTGGCTTATCAGAGTTTAGAAAATCTTTTGGCGGCAAAATGAAAAGATTCTGGCAAATACTGTATAACATTTGTTTTATTCCTTTACTTTATCTCAGTCTGATTGCTATTTCTCTTCTTAACAAGAAAGTTCGTATTGGAATAGCCGGAAGAAAAAGAATTTTTGAGGATCTGATTTTGAACAGATTGAGTTTCAATCCAGCTAAAAAAGTAATCTGGTTTCATTCCTCATCTCTTGGTGAATTTGAACAGGCTAAACCTATAATTGAGAAACTTAAAAAAGAAACTGATGTAAATATTGTGGTGAGTTTCTTTTCTCCGTCCGGATATGAGAACTCAAAAAAATATCCTTATGCAGACATCATAACCTATATGCCTTTTGATTCTAAGTGGAGAGCTAAAAGGTTCATAGACATTGTTTCACCCAATATGGCTGTATTCATGCGTTATGATATCTGGCCAAATCACGTATGGACATTGAAGGAAAAGAAAATTCCCTGTTTGCTCGTGGATGCAACAATGAAGAAAAATTCTGCGCGTAAATTCCCACTTGCAAAATCATTTCATAAATATCTGTTCGAAGATTTTGCAAAAATACTGACAGTATCTTCGGAAGATGCGGATGGTTTCGCCAGCTTTAAATGTAAAAATGTTCAGGTAAAAGTAGTTGGTGATACACGTTTTGACAGAGTTTATAACAGAAGTCTTGCATCAAAGAATAGTAAAATTATAAGGCAGGAAATACTCGGAAATAAAAACGTGCTGGTTGCGGGAAGTACGTGGCAGCAGGATGAAGATGTACTTGTTCCTGTCTTTCTTAAACTTATGAAATACGATAATAATGCAATGATGATAATCGCTCCTCATGAACCTTCACTACTACGTCTTGAAAAATTAGAAAATGAATTTTCAGGTCAAACATCATTCATCAGATTATCACATATAAATAATTATAATGGAGAGAAGATAATAATCGTGGACTCAATCGGAGTCTTATCAATACTTTATAATTATGCTGATGCAGCTTTTATTGGCGGCAGTTTTAAAATTAATGTTCATAACGTACTGGAAGCTGCAGTTTATGGAATTCCCGTTTTGTTCGGTCCTAAAATTGAAAATTCACAGGAAGCGAAAAACCTGGTTGATGCCGGTGGAGGATTTTTAATAAATAATAAAATGGAATTTTACCGTGAACTGCGAAAATTATTTACAAATGAACAGTTGTTAAAAAAATACGGACAAAATTCTCTCGAATTTGTTAACAAACATCTTGGCGCTACTGACAGAATTATAAAAGAAATTTTTGGAAGATGAATATCTTATAAATACTTTTCTTTCAGTAATTTCATATGGTGTTTTTCGTGACCAGCGATCATATATAGTATTGCAAGAACAGTAACTGATGTTTCGTTTGCAAATCCTCTTCTT is from Ignavibacteriota bacterium and encodes:
- a CDS encoding 3-deoxy-D-manno-octulosonic acid transferase produces the protein MKRFWQILYNICFIPLLYLSLIAISLLNKKVRIGIAGRKRIFEDLILNRLSFNPAKKVIWFHSSSLGEFEQAKPIIEKLKKETDVNIVVSFFSPSGYENSKKYPYADIITYMPFDSKWRAKRFIDIVSPNMAVFMRYDIWPNHVWTLKEKKIPCLLVDATMKKNSARKFPLAKSFHKYLFEDFAKILTVSSEDADGFASFKCKNVQVKVVGDTRFDRVYNRSLASKNSKIIRQEILGNKNVLVAGSTWQQDEDVLVPVFLKLMKYDNNAMMIIAPHEPSLLRLEKLENEFSGQTSFIRLSHINNYNGEKIIIVDSIGVLSILYNYADAAFIGGSFKINVHNVLEAAVYGIPVLFGPKIENSQEAKNLVDAGGGFLINNKMEFYRELRKLFTNEQLLKKYGQNSLEFVNKHLGATDRIIKEIFGR